The DNA region TAAATTACGATCTTAAATTTtagattttgatatttttatttttagatatttttCATGATAATATTTTGTGGTTGAATTTAAAGCTGATTATTCATATGCATATTTGTTCTTTTTAGAGACTCAACAAAAGTTCAATGGAGGATATAGATGTTGGGGCTCATTTTTCCTAAGTCTCAAAGACTTCAATGATCATAAACAAGGATATCTTGTAAGGGACACATGCATAATTGAAGCTCATATTTGTGTTTCCAATTTTACACCCAAAATTCATGACATCAGTTCTATGAACCCAAATTCTACGGATCAATCCTCCGATGTAAGGGAAACGGTTTGTCCAAGAACATCGGGTTCTACTTCTAGTCCAAGAGCATCAGGTTCTACTTTTAGTCCAAGAACATCTAGTTCGGATTTAACACTACGAGAACTTCTAGATTTGGAAAATTTAAAGCCCGAAGAAAAATGTTTTATTCCACTTTTAGATGAAATTTGCACGTGGCGTCTGTCTTTGATAGAGAGTCTGATGAAAAAAACTCCCTTGTTTCGCCAATGGGCGTTTACATCGTTAGGTCAAGTTTTATACTTTCTTAAGACGAAGAAAGTGAAGGATATGAATGAACACGATATTGAAAAAATTAGAAGTTTGTGGGAGGAACTTGAGAAATCGTCCGAATTGGACTTGAGTTGGCTAGAGCCTTATGTTCAATCTGCTTTAGGTGTGAAACCTTATATGGAAAGAGCAAAGAAATTAAAGAAACTAAAGGATAAAGTTGTTGCATTGGATATTAAAATGAAGAAGCTTAGGGATGAATTGAGTGCTTCACAAGCACAGTATGAGGTTGCAAGGAAAGGCTTATCAGAAGTAAGAAATGGTTTCCAAGAAATGAATATTAATGCTCCAATAGGTTATACTATGTTATAGTGATTAATTTTGGATTAACTCATTTATTGAAATGTTTTAGTTTTagaacatgattatcatttaaATTCTTTTGTTGTAAAGGAAAAGTTTTAGTTGTACAAATAGCATGGAGAAACGCTATATAGCTTTGTGAATGACATTTATCACtgctttttctttgttttctgtttttttttttttttttttttttgtatattataaGTGTTGAGATATGCAAAAATTTAGATGTAAATATATAACCTGATCTCATATATTGAAATAGGTCTGTCTATCtagtattttattaatattaaaagttattcaaaataatttcaaatttaaatgatTCTTTTAAATTCTaatatctaaaaatatttatagtaaaatgatgaaatatataaaataaaatttttgtttgaattttttcttttaaatggtGGTGTTTTAAATGGAAGATATTTATTCTAGGTCATGAAGATTTATGTGATTTATCATTTGAGTGGGTGGGGTAGCTTAGCTGACACTTGCTAGTTGAATTAAGGGTGTTGTTGGTTCAGGGTTCAACTCCTGATAACGACGTTTATTTGTAAACAAGTTGTTGATAAAAAAAAGTGATTTATCATTTATGTAAGATTTTGTTTCAATTGAAAAAAGATTTAGTGTAAGAGTGCAAGATTTTGTTGGCTAATGtctttttgcaagtttaataggTGGTGACGGTGAACTTGTCattgtaataaataaattaatgatatcatatcatactaaattataatcctagaagTTCTTCCCACTAAAATTTCCCGCCAAaacatttaataataaataaaattaatgataaataaaataattaaaatttttattattaattaataagtaaataattacttaattaaataaataatcaattaatgaaAACATCCACtcacttatttattaattttttctctcaattattaataaaatataataatcatgGCTCATCCAATCTCCCACTTATATTAACTCCCCCATTTCCAAATGTCTTAAAAATAGCAaagtaaaatatttcaaaattaaataaaaatagcaagtaaatattaattaatttaataaaaatatctttcaaaaactaataagtaaatattaattaatttaataaaaatatctttCAAAAACTAATAAAAGTCAAGCCAATAACTTcccattagaaagaaaaaaataacactATTTAACCCCACACGTAATCAAAAAAGTTAACCTACACTTTTTTGATTAACTCCCCACTCACCCATTAACTTCCCATACTTTCATTATATATCCCTCATAAATTTAGTTATCTACTTAGTTTTGGCTTCATACATGTTAAACTACATGACGCTTTTTTGATTAACTCCCCACTCACCCATTAACTTCCCATACTTTCATTATATATCCCTCATGAATTTAGTTATCTACTTAGTTTTGGCTTCATACATGTTAACCTACATGACGCTGCCATAAATAAGAGAGCAACCATCACCTATCATGCAAGTGAGATATTTATGATTACTATTTCTCAAATATTTCTCTAAGTATGTTTCCTCTTTCCATCTATCAAAGTTTGATTCTAATCCAAATCCACACAAACACATTGagccaattttattttaaatttcatttttgtttgCTGATTATAATTGTGTTTATTTCTAGGTGATTTTGAAGCATTCTAAAATGCAATTTTTAGCAAAAAATTTGTTGAAGAAATCATAATATGAAATAGAGTTAGTTTCAAGATGAATGGCGTTGTCCGTATagagatttttatttttttttgtattcttATTGTTgcgaattaaaaatatttatatctatatatttaaaaattacatATTAATATTTACTAGCTAGGTATTTATTTTTTGTGCAGATAAAAAGGCCTTGAAGATTACATTTTGATTAAAttcattattattgttttaaactttattattttgattcctgtttttttattgagtttaaaggtagtgcactgacagtgtaaactaactttacacatacaaccaatcaaaatccttacacttgccatgtcatattagttttttaaaattaaaattgtgtcttaattggatacatggttgtgattggttgacagtgtaaaaatattttacactgtcacttcatattccttttttctcttttttattattgtttgttAATTTTTAGTTATGTTTATTTTATACGTACAAATTTTGAAAGATTACATTTTGATAAAACAGTTTAGAGAAATTTAGATTATAGAAAATGTCAGATTATAATActtatatattttattgtttttatttatttttattattcaatgCTATATTATTTAAGTTTCAAACATTAATAGAAGTTGGACCAttacattaaaatattttttattttagagaatttttttaattttatgatcATGTTAGATGCTTTGTATGAGATTACAAATTAAATTTCATTcagttttcaagtgattttttcTCAATCTTAATATTTCTAACtaagaaaaaaaaaccaaattaataACAAAAATCATAATGTGGTGGTATTGCTGATCAATTGAttcataaaatttttatttatgtattgtGTCTACACCACTACATAAAAGGAcactatttttaatattttacaaattttattattattctatttttttttgttagcaATATAActgttttttaattataaaatacggctattaaattatttttaacttttcttaataaaaactaaatttaataaaaaattaatacaaatttattttgtacttttttaaattaatatttattgatAATACTTACACGGGCATCGCACGGGGTAGACGGCTAGTTCAATGATTAATTTAGAATTGAAGTTAAATCCTTCAGGATTTTAAATTGATAGGTTTATTAGTTAAAAATGTAATTTAGTATTAAGTAACTTATAACTGTTAAGAATAAAATGTAAAATAGAAGGAAATAAATGtttaagaaagaaaagaagaaatatgaACAATTTATCATATTCAATGTGTAGTGACTctcatataaattaataaattaaaagagtaatacattaaaaaaaatcaaacatctaTATTTAATACTAAATTCtactaatatattattataatataactcTTAATATTCCTATTAAGTTGTAGCAGATATATTAATCATGCTCAATTTGTTTGAAATTAAATCACTACGCCCCCTATTCAATACCTTTAATTTGTAACAAATATGCTAGTTGATCTCTTATGCTAACAGAGAAATTTGATAGGAGATTTTCTTGAACCTACTCTATGATAAAGTGACACTCCACCTCAatgtattttattcttttatgaaAGACATGATTTCACGTAATATGTATGCTAGTCTGGTTATCACACCACAATTTCATATGACAAATATTTTCCAAATTACATCTCATCTTATCACACCACAATTTCATAtgacaaatatttccaaatcacaTCTCATCTGAGATTTGTCTTACATAATAGGGGTGATAAAACAGATCGTAACAGATCGTAACCTGACGGTCCGACTTGCAAACCCGCTAAAAAAAAATAGTGGGTTGAGTTAGATTTTGAATCCGCCGCCCGTCAAAGTCTACTATCCGTCAAAGTTCGCCGCCCCACCTTAACCACaccttttttatattatattaattttaatttttgatggttttattttatacatttatttgtaaagatacaaatattttttaagtaaaatttgtttaaaagatggttttatagaaaattattttaaaaataaatggaaaatttaattaaaaggtaaaacaatattattaatctattaaaaaaaataaaaataaaataaacaaaaaaataggtGGACAAGCCCGCCGCAAGCTAACCCGCCACCTTGGCGGAGTGAGTTAGATTTTTATGTTCATTCCTACTTGGTGGGTTTGCTCGCCCCGCTCtttttttggcgggcttaagaCGCGGTGGAGGCGAACGGTCCATTTTCCCACCCCTAATCTTACCATATTAGTTCACAAGTTTGAGTCATATCCTTGTATTCTGCTTCTGCAATTATTCTTATTACTACATTCTTTTTCTTACTTTTCCAGGATATTAAGTTACCTCCGAAGAATATACAATATCTTATGGTAGACTTTCAATCTATTAGACACCTTGTCCAATCTGAATCACAAAAGCCTCCACATATGCCCATAAGCAACGAGTGGGGCACATATTCGATTCTCCATCCTGAGAGAGCTGTACGAGAACCATTTGGTGGCGACAGATGAGGTTGAGGAGGAGGGTGACACTTTTTTGTCGAGTACCACCGAGTCTGCGCTTTGCGGTGTTGGTTTATGTTCTTGGTTGGCACGATGCTTTTTGTGAACAAAAGTGCCAACTATGTGGACATGATCTACCTCCGGTACTTTATGGATTTGAGTCGAGTGAAGGAGTGGAACTAGGGGGCCGTTATTCTGGTATACCTCTATCAAAAGCTGAATGAAGCCTGCCTATGGAGGACTCGACAGTTGACTGGATCTTGCACACTTCTCACggtacaattatttttaattattatcacaTTTAATATGTTATATCACAAAAGTGCCAACTGACGCCATGCTCAGGTCCGCACGATACATCCTTCAAAAAGGGAATAATAAGGCGGGCCTATATCGCGTGTACCTCGACCGCACTGTTCACGATGACATCCAATGGACACCCTTCATTGTTCACAAGAGATGGAACTGTGTGGATGGTTATGTGCCATGGttttatcgggtgtcacatcctttgACGACACCCGATGGTCTTGGAGATccacctaggccagcacatgaggagatctcAGAGAACcggcaggccgaggatgaccatgtcaCTGATCTCCTGCTGGTATGCCAGCGGATACAGATGATTGGGAATGAGGCGTTGGACAAAGGGATCATGCAGCGGGGTAGTGACGAGGCGATTGCCGTCATGGAGAGGGTTGTCAGAGAGGCGCCTGGTGCTGCGACGTATAGTAGGCAGAGGAGGTCGTAGGGTGTTCgcattaggcatactcagtagtagttgcctatttatgttttattcaaaACTTTTTTGTATTCGTGTTGTAATATTTTGACACTGAGCACTTACTCGTACAACTATTTTCGTATTTATAATATTGgtattttattctaatttacGTGTTATATTTTGTCGATTGTGTTATATTTTCTCGATTAATGTAAAATATAGGATTAatcattgttttgaaaagaaacagaaaaactcagagcatattttggagatgcatctccgaaactagTCCATAGGtgatttcgaagatgcatatatgaaaacaccaaaaaaaataggtgatttcagagatgcatctccgaaattattgaaaatgtgaaaattggagctttcggagatgcatctctgaaatttaagggtattttgggatttacAGCAGGGGTCTTCACCCCATGGGGGTTACAAAGAAATTGTCTAATATGCTGCAGGGAATGTAAATATGAGTGAAAATGCTGGGCTTTAGAAAATCTTGGCCCAATTCGAATGAATTAAAACCCCAATGGGGTGCGCTGTATTGAATATAGAGAATTTTTCTATACATCCATATACCTTCCCAAAGAAACTCTGGCGAAATTCGTTTTTTGTCCATagaattcagagatgcattttcgaacgtaccaaatttataattttttggtgtttttggagatgcatttcgaAGTAACCCAATTTTTGGTGTTGGGATTTCTTAGAGATGCATTTATGAAATaaccaaatatttataaaaaaataaaattaaggtgaatcaattgtattaataatataattaattaaattaatcaatatatataattaaatatatcattataattaagatataataataataatatcaacctattaaatatttaaatcaacatattattttcatataatattaattaaagaaaaaaagttaatataaattaaaaattatattgataattagaagatatttttaacatgataatCTCATTAATTATAATGTATAATGTTGTAGTAAtctaaaaaaattacttttataattttaaaaaatttgttccaaataaattattacaaaattacaATTTTATCTAATCtctttatttcttatttataataatttgtatttaagttattatttattaataataactcactttaattatattataaataaatatctttttaaaataaaatcaaaagaaattcgGGATGAtgcttaattcggatatgcatatcccaaatttcttttgggtgatatgcatatctgaattaaCTAATATCCCAATTTTTTTTTGCGTGAATTCAGATATGCATATACAAATTAACCAACATCCTAAATtcggttaatacctattttcacctctgccatatggggttggtttgaaaaaacactctgccaaaaaaaaagttgtaagaattcccctaacaattgaagattctctcgttttaaaccttgtaaaatttttacttttaaaatcaaccttgccacttgaagaactctatcattttgaaccctgtaaattttgtttttatagtaaaatcaacCTTTCCCGTCATATTCCAGAGGGTTTAAAATGATATAATCTACAAAATTATAGGGTTTAAAATGCCCATATCTTCAAATGGCAAGGttgattttaaaaacaaaatttttacaaggttaaaaacgagagaatcttcaaatgttagggaaattcttgcaactttaTTTTTGGCAGGGttttttcaaaccaaccccatatgacaggggtgaaaataggtattaaccctacaaattaaccaatatcccaaattttttttttggtgagttcggatatgcatatttgaaTAAATCAGACATTTTGAGTTTTTTAGGAGTGTTTTTCACCCTATATGGGTGCACAGagaatttattttgaatatatatTGAGTAATTAGAAAGAACCCGTTGGAATTTACTTGTTCACTTGAACACAATTCCAAACAtaccaaaaaaaaattgagaaaaaaaaaagaggttttCTTTTTGTAATACTGAAAAAGGGTTAATCGTACATATATAATTTATGAACAAAACGAAACCTAATTTATATATCATCCAGTATTACCTTAACTACATTTTATATGCCATAAATAATTTATGAGTTGCTAAATGGTATGACGCACACTCTCACGAAATTTTacggaaaaaaaatatattggtaGCCTCTTAAGAATAATTTCTGCATGGAAGAGTATATTGGGAAAATAAAAGTACAACAATATTTTTCAAATAATTATGTTTACAAAATATTGACGATAAAGTTGACTTGACAAAGAAAAAGAGTTGTTAGAAACTATTTTTGtcattatttttatatacatgttttcttttaatgaaaaataaacaaaatattcaaTGAATATATAAAGAAGTTGAGCTATTGTTTAGGATAGGAAGATAAATCGAAATTGAATTTCTACTTCAATGCAATAGTTTAAAGAATATTAAGAAAAAATATTCCAGTCTTTTGATCATTCGTCAAATTTCCTATGCTTTTTGTTCGCACCATTTATcttttttcatataatttataaacaaattaaaatctaatttataTGTCATCTAGTATTACCTTCACTATAGTTCATATgccatatataattttataaatttatatgcCATCTAATTTCAACATATAATTTAAgaatctatatttttttattcttttggaTGGGATATTACAATTTCATATATTGAAGTAACTAATTCATTGTAATTGAAAATTTTTATTACAATTTTCatcaattgttttttattttaatattctaaAATAAGATATGGATTAAGTATATTTATATATCATGTTTTATTGATTctcaatgttttttattttaaattcaatattTGCTTCCtgtttttgaattttaatttactaTAATAATAAAGTGTGTTTGCTTTCTGTTCATTTACATAATTTATTGTTTAAATAATTTGTATGGTTAAAGTGCACTCATAactcattataattttttttagaatgaaTGTCGGCACTTGCGCCACTAATGAAGATATTTGCCTCGTTGATAGTGCAACTACTCACACaattttcaaagataaaaaatatttctcTTACTTAGTAAAGCGAAAAACTGATGTCAGCACTATATCTGGCACCTCAAAAATAATTGAAGGCTCCGGAAGAGCCAGTGTATTGTTAAGTGCGGAAACAATATTACACATTGAAAATGCACTATATTCCTCTAAATCTaatagaaatttattaagtttcaaAGATATTCGCCTAAATGGCTACCATATTGAAAGAAAAGATGATGGAGGTTTTGAATATCTCTCTATTACACAACAGAATTTGGAAAGAAAATATGTAATGGAAAAGCTACCGACTTTTTCCtcaggcttgtactacacttatattagtacaattgaagcacgTGCCATtgtaaaccagaagtttacaAATAACAATAAATTTGTAATTTGGCATGACCGGTTGGGCCATTGATGGGTCTGTAACGTATAGCCTAAATATAGTACTGCAAGTGCACaacctatcgaagtaatataaaagatcaTCGAACCACAGAAACCAATCGTCAATGTATCAACTCTATTAttaaggtgcttatctaaggtgaaCAGGAATATTGTTGTGAGTGCAGTGCAACAATGTAAGTGAGAGGAGTGAATAACAGTTTTAAAGCGATAGGTTGGAATGTAAATCATGAAACTAGACTATGTTCTAGACAGGCATAAGTGAAACGACTCATGGGCAGTATTTTCTATTCGTATCAAAGAACCAATTTAACAGGAACTTATAGCTATTGGCTACTAAGAACCGAATTTACTCTTTAATTTAACTTCCTTTATCGTCACATATAAAGGGTGCCTTCCGCGTTAAAGAAGTAAATCCATTTTTAAGAAATTGCTAGTTTTGACTTAACAGAAAAGTGATTTTACTTGGAAAAATTAACTTAAAGAGACTCTTGGTTTTTGACCAAGAGTCAGATTTCAAATCTACAAATgcgtccgaaaatagtttcaaaatcgttttctaaaaagagttaatgattcctatttaaccaaccaaatcgctttcgcttcttttgtttggttaaataataatcaagtcctatctttgatatggacggctttcgatcttacccaataAACATTTAAAGCACAATTTGACTCAAGTTAAAAGTAAAAAATCCCCAGAGTATTTTTACTAACATGACAATTAGAACACAGACATGATCACAATCATTACATTCAAACCTTTATGATTTAGCCAGACATAGTAATTGCGAGTCTATATcacatgtagactatggtaagtgcGAGTAATAAAAGGGTGTGAGTCTATAACacttgtagactatggtaagagcatttagaatctataacacatgtagactatggtaagagcatttagagtctataacacttgtagactatggtaagagcaagaaaataaataaagcaagtaAATTCAACCTTACTTCGATCGGAGATTGAATCTTG from Vicia villosa cultivar HV-30 ecotype Madison, WI unplaced genomic scaffold, Vvil1.0 ctg.004715F_1_1, whole genome shotgun sequence includes:
- the LOC131642254 gene encoding MATH domain and coiled-coil domain-containing protein At3g58410-like, with the protein product MGTCSEYFEKFTWRIEDFSTKNGMKLKSKYFKIRGYTWRILVHPLRKDVDHFTFYLMVADSLPPYGWNRDTFFKLVLVNQLDKNKSIVKETQQKFNGGYRCWGSFFLSLKDFNDHKQGYLVRDTCIIEAHICVSNFTPKIHDISSMNPNSTDQSSDVRETVCPRTSGSTSSPRASGSTFSPRTSSSDLTLRELLDLENLKPEEKCFIPLLDEICTWRLSLIESLMKKTPLFRQWAFTSLGQVLYFLKTKKVKDMNEHDIEKIRSLWEELEKSSELDLSWLEPYVQSALGVKPYMERAKKLKKLKDKVVALDIKMKKLRDELSASQAQYEVARKGLSEVRNGFQEMNINAPIGYTML